The window GCCACCACATTTTCATGTCTACTACGGCGAGCATAAGGCAACCGTTGATGTACGCACATGCGAAGTAATTCAAGGAGACTTACCGAGAAAACAGACTAAGCTTGTTCTGGCATGGGCGGAACTTCATCAGGAAGAGCTGATAGCTGATTGGGAGCTGTTAATGAATGGAGAAGAGCCATTCAAAATTCAGCCCTTACAGTAAGAGGTGAAATTATGT of the Gammaproteobacteria bacterium genome contains:
- a CDS encoding DUF4160 domain-containing protein translates to PPHFHVYYGEHKATVDVRTCEVIQGDLPRKQTKLVLAWAELHQEELIADWELLMNGEEPFKIQPLQ